One window of the Actinomycetota bacterium genome contains the following:
- a CDS encoding wax ester/triacylglycerol synthase family O-acyltransferase: MSVSDAGWLLIEERERPMHVGGLMLFQLPDDAPPDLVRRVVRSAREHDEVRPPFDHKLARPYGLAGLYHWVEDEVELDYHFRHLALPEPGRIRELLSLVSVLHANLLDRHRPLWEMYLFENIEGGRVGVYTKIHHAMLDGVAAIRQVLASFTPDADSRDLPPPWATPVGGQTTAGAMDGGWSPLGQAASLVRQVTDGITSTVTVARAITEQLVRAQRDAAEVAPFQAPPSMLNAKLTPARRFVAQSYDLERIRGVSKTLGATINDVVMAMCAGALRRYLATHDALPDKPLIALVPVSFRRDDSASGNAISLVPANLATHIEDPEARLDLIRSSMDRAKARLRDMSPTELIEYGLLMTAPILIGQLTGLAGRIRPTYNLVISNVPGPDQPLYWNGVPMTGMYPLSLLTDGQAINITQTSYAGSMEFGVTADRRALPSIQRLIDHLEEALVELEAVAG; this comes from the coding sequence TTGAGCGTCTCGGACGCGGGCTGGCTGTTGATCGAGGAGCGCGAGCGCCCGATGCACGTGGGCGGGCTCATGTTGTTCCAGCTCCCCGACGATGCCCCTCCCGATCTCGTGCGCCGGGTGGTGCGGTCCGCACGGGAGCACGACGAGGTCCGCCCGCCCTTCGATCACAAGCTGGCCCGCCCGTACGGGCTCGCCGGGCTGTACCACTGGGTCGAGGACGAGGTGGAGCTCGACTACCACTTCCGGCACCTCGCGTTGCCCGAGCCGGGTCGGATCCGCGAGTTGCTGTCCCTGGTCTCGGTGCTGCACGCCAACCTGCTCGACCGTCACCGTCCGCTGTGGGAGATGTACCTGTTCGAGAACATCGAGGGCGGCCGGGTCGGGGTCTACACGAAGATCCACCACGCGATGCTCGACGGCGTGGCGGCCATCCGTCAGGTGCTCGCCTCGTTCACCCCTGACGCCGACAGCCGTGACCTTCCGCCTCCGTGGGCGACGCCCGTCGGCGGTCAGACGACCGCCGGCGCGATGGACGGCGGTTGGTCTCCGCTGGGGCAGGCAGCCAGCCTGGTTCGCCAGGTGACGGACGGGATCACGTCGACGGTGACGGTCGCGAGAGCCATCACCGAGCAGCTGGTGCGTGCTCAACGCGATGCGGCCGAGGTCGCGCCGTTCCAGGCGCCACCCTCGATGCTCAACGCCAAGCTCACCCCGGCGCGTCGGTTCGTCGCCCAGTCCTACGACCTCGAACGCATCCGGGGCGTCAGCAAGACGCTCGGCGCGACGATCAACGACGTCGTGATGGCGATGTGTGCCGGCGCGCTGCGCCGCTACCTCGCGACGCACGATGCGCTGCCGGACAAGCCGCTCATCGCGCTCGTGCCGGTCTCGTTCCGCCGCGATGACAGCGCGTCGGGGAACGCCATCAGTCTGGTCCCCGCGAACCTCGCCACGCACATCGAGGACCCCGAGGCGCGCCTGGATCTGATCCGCAGCTCGATGGACCGTGCCAAGGCTCGGCTCCGCGACATGAGCCCGACCGAGCTGATCGAGTACGGCCTGCTCATGACCGCGCCGATCCTGATCGGTCAGCTGACGGGTCTCGCCGGTCGCATCCGGCCCACCTACAACCTGGTGATCTCGAACGTGCCCGGTCCCGACCAGCCCTTGTACTGGAACGGCGTACCCATGACCGGGATGTACCCGCTGTCACTGCTGACCGATGGGCAGGCGATCAACATCACCCAGACGTCGTACGCCGGCTCGATGGAGTTCGGTGTCACCGCCGACCGGCGTGCCCTCCCCAGCATCCAGCGCCTCATCGACCACCTCGAGGAGGCGCTCGTCGAACTCGAGGCCGTCGCAGGCTGA
- a CDS encoding choice-of-anchor B family protein — protein sequence MLLRRILPPLAAVAAAVTVAATGTPAALDGKARAVDAGLLEVDLTAPDASSLAGVGAAATVPVPAPVPCTAGFAGPYPCSNVDLLSIVPLAELGGAAGNDSWGWTDPETGTEIAIMGTGTGTSFVDVTDPSAPAVLGQTPQAGGVTTETTGAIWRDIKVNDGHAYIVTERGGGMQVVDLTQLVGLSVDPTREIAPVATYTGANFNSAHNIVINEDSDRAYLVGRNRNGGLHIVDIADPANPTFLGVFDDDGYTHDAQCVLYEGPDTDYYQADEEGNVVLQREICFAFNEDTVTIVDVTDPLAPRQINRIGYDSARYTHQGWLTPGQDFLIFNDELDEEYAYDEQTVSNTTTYIVEVTDLDAPYTDADVKRYSHETLTIDHNLYIQDDLVFEANYNEGLRVLRYTEEGLRQGQLEEVAYFDVDPGLNVEAYGGAWNVYPFFESGTIVVSTIDEGLFLLKVNLPE from the coding sequence ATGCTACTGCGCAGGATCCTGCCTCCACTCGCTGCGGTCGCGGCCGCCGTCACGGTCGCCGCGACCGGGACCCCCGCCGCGCTCGACGGGAAAGCGCGCGCTGTCGATGCGGGCCTGCTGGAGGTCGACCTGACGGCACCCGACGCGTCCTCCCTGGCGGGCGTCGGTGCCGCGGCGACGGTGCCGGTGCCGGCTCCCGTGCCGTGCACCGCAGGGTTCGCTGGCCCCTACCCCTGCTCGAACGTCGACCTGCTCTCCATCGTCCCGCTCGCCGAGCTCGGTGGAGCCGCTGGCAACGACAGCTGGGGCTGGACCGATCCCGAGACCGGGACCGAGATCGCGATCATGGGCACCGGCACCGGTACGAGCTTCGTCGACGTGACCGACCCGAGCGCGCCCGCCGTCCTCGGACAGACGCCGCAGGCGGGTGGTGTGACCACGGAAACGACCGGGGCGATCTGGCGTGACATCAAGGTGAACGACGGCCACGCCTACATCGTCACCGAGCGCGGTGGCGGGATGCAGGTCGTCGACCTGACCCAGCTCGTGGGCCTGTCGGTCGACCCCACGCGCGAGATCGCGCCCGTCGCGACCTACACGGGTGCGAACTTCAACAGCGCGCACAACATCGTGATCAACGAGGACAGCGACCGCGCGTACCTCGTCGGTCGCAACCGCAACGGTGGCCTGCACATCGTCGACATCGCCGATCCCGCCAACCCCACGTTCCTCGGCGTGTTCGACGACGACGGCTACACCCACGATGCCCAGTGCGTGCTGTACGAGGGCCCCGACACCGACTACTACCAGGCCGACGAGGAGGGCAACGTCGTCCTCCAGCGCGAGATCTGCTTCGCCTTCAACGAGGACACGGTCACGATCGTGGACGTCACCGACCCGCTCGCACCGAGGCAGATCAACCGGATCGGCTACGACAGCGCCAGGTACACCCACCAGGGGTGGCTGACGCCGGGCCAGGACTTCTTGATCTTCAACGACGAGCTCGACGAGGAGTACGCGTACGACGAGCAGACGGTGTCGAACACGACCACCTACATCGTCGAGGTCACCGACCTCGACGCTCCGTACACCGACGCGGACGTCAAGCGCTACAGCCACGAGACCCTCACGATCGACCACAACCTCTACATCCAGGACGACCTCGTCTTCGAGGCGAACTACAACGAGGGGCTGCGGGTCCTGCGCTACACGGAGGAGGGCCTGCGCCAGGGTCAACTCGAGGAGGTCGCGTACTTCGACGTCGACCCCGGTCTGAACGTCGAGGCGTACGGCGGTGCCTGGAACGTCTACCCCTTCTTCGAGTCGGGGACGATCGTGGTGAGCACCATCGACGAGGGGCTGTTCCTGCTGAAGGTGAACCTGCCCGAGTGA
- a CDS encoding SRPBCC family protein: protein MRARPETLDFVDRAPLVITAERTMPHTPERIFGALADTPSWSSWWPSLTIAEWTSTQEGGVGATRRVRVRGLEVHERFIVWEPPRRWGFTFLETNVPFARAGVELVELEPNDGTTRVTYRMAVDPPALLGPLLRGLRGSIRGGIEDGLTALDSYLERS, encoded by the coding sequence GTGCGCGCCCGCCCCGAGACCCTCGACTTCGTCGATCGCGCCCCTCTCGTGATCACCGCCGAGCGGACGATGCCCCACACGCCTGAGCGCATCTTCGGGGCGCTGGCCGACACGCCATCGTGGTCGTCGTGGTGGCCCTCGCTGACGATCGCCGAGTGGACGTCCACCCAGGAAGGCGGGGTCGGTGCCACCCGGAGGGTCCGCGTCCGGGGCCTCGAGGTGCACGAGCGGTTCATCGTGTGGGAGCCGCCCCGGCGGTGGGGGTTCACCTTCCTCGAGACGAACGTGCCGTTCGCCCGTGCCGGGGTGGAACTGGTCGAGCTCGAGCCCAACGACGGCACGACACGGGTCACCTACCGGATGGCGGTCGACCCCCCGGCCCTGCTCGGCCCGTTGCTGCGCGGGCTCCGGGGGAGCATCCGGGGCGGCATCGAGGACGGCCTCACCGCGCTCGACAGCTACCTGGAACGCTCGTGA
- a CDS encoding biotin carboxylase: protein MITVTSPVAGTVSHIAVSAGDTVAAGAALMHVEVMKMEHRVVAPEAGLVDDVTVAVGDTIEAGALLVTLTPVEVEVNGSLEADTTASPRRDLQRLAERKALLADDARPDAVARRHEQGHRTARENVADLLDDGSFLEYGGLAVAAQRSRRPLEELRAATPADGLITGTGTVNAELFGAQQARVTVAAYDYTVLAGTQGYTNHHKKDRLFRLAHDQRLPLVVFAEGGGGRPGDTDVLAASWLDAEAFHLFARLSGHVPTVAIVNGRCFAGNAALAGCADVLIATEDSNLGMAGPAMIEGGGLGVHASEDIGPIEVQRTNGVVDVVVADEAEAVAEARRYLSYFQGHLDDWSEHAQQPLRTAVPEDRKLVYDPRPILDTVADPGTVFELRRDFGRGMITALARVRGRPLGILANDPNHLGGAIDADGADKAARFLQLCDAHELPVVVLCDTPGFMVGPDAERDAGVRRFSRMFVVGANLRVPLVVIVTRKAYGLGAQAMMGGHLAVPVLTVGWPTSELGPMGLEGAVRLGFRRELEAIDDPVEREEREREMIALAYANAEGLNVASFAEIDDVIDPADTRDHIAAALSTPHRAHAGTRRFIDTW from the coding sequence ATGATCACGGTCACCAGCCCGGTCGCCGGCACGGTCAGCCACATCGCCGTCTCGGCTGGCGACACCGTTGCCGCAGGGGCGGCGTTGATGCACGTCGAGGTCATGAAGATGGAGCACCGGGTCGTCGCCCCGGAGGCCGGGCTCGTCGACGACGTGACGGTCGCGGTCGGAGACACCATCGAGGCGGGCGCGCTCCTGGTCACCCTGACCCCCGTCGAGGTCGAGGTCAACGGTTCGCTCGAGGCGGACACGACGGCGTCGCCGCGACGAGACCTGCAACGTCTCGCCGAACGCAAGGCCCTCCTCGCCGACGACGCGCGCCCCGATGCGGTGGCGCGCCGGCACGAGCAGGGCCACCGGACCGCGCGCGAGAACGTCGCCGACCTGCTCGACGACGGCAGCTTCCTCGAGTACGGCGGCCTCGCGGTCGCCGCGCAGCGCAGTCGCCGCCCGCTCGAGGAGCTCCGCGCCGCGACGCCCGCGGACGGGCTCATCACCGGCACGGGAACCGTCAACGCCGAGCTGTTCGGTGCCCAGCAGGCACGCGTGACCGTCGCGGCCTACGACTACACCGTGCTGGCGGGGACCCAGGGCTACACCAACCACCACAAGAAGGACCGTCTCTTCCGGCTCGCCCACGACCAGCGCCTCCCGCTCGTCGTCTTCGCGGAGGGTGGTGGTGGCCGCCCCGGCGACACCGACGTCCTGGCCGCGTCCTGGCTCGACGCCGAGGCGTTCCACCTCTTCGCGAGGTTGTCGGGACACGTGCCGACCGTCGCCATCGTCAACGGACGCTGCTTCGCCGGTAACGCCGCGCTGGCGGGCTGTGCCGACGTGCTCATCGCGACCGAGGACAGCAACCTCGGGATGGCCGGCCCCGCGATGATCGAGGGCGGCGGGCTCGGCGTCCACGCATCGGAGGACATCGGCCCCATCGAGGTGCAACGGACCAACGGCGTGGTGGACGTCGTGGTCGCGGACGAGGCGGAGGCGGTCGCGGAAGCGCGCCGCTACCTCAGCTACTTCCAGGGCCACCTCGACGACTGGTCGGAGCACGCACAGCAGCCGCTGCGCACCGCGGTGCCCGAGGACCGCAAGCTGGTCTACGACCCGCGGCCCATCCTCGACACCGTCGCCGATCCGGGCACGGTGTTCGAGCTCCGCCGCGACTTCGGGCGCGGGATGATCACCGCTCTCGCACGGGTGCGTGGCCGTCCGCTTGGGATCCTGGCCAACGATCCCAACCACCTCGGCGGTGCCATCGACGCCGATGGTGCCGACAAGGCCGCACGGTTCCTCCAGCTGTGCGACGCGCACGAGCTCCCGGTCGTCGTGCTGTGCGACACCCCGGGTTTCATGGTCGGCCCGGACGCGGAGCGCGACGCCGGGGTGCGGCGGTTCTCACGGATGTTCGTCGTCGGCGCGAACCTGCGCGTCCCGCTCGTCGTGATCGTCACCCGCAAGGCCTACGGGCTCGGCGCCCAGGCGATGATGGGCGGTCACCTCGCGGTCCCCGTCCTCACCGTCGGATGGCCGACGTCGGAGCTCGGGCCGATGGGTCTCGAAGGGGCGGTGAGGCTCGGCTTCAGGCGGGAGCTTGAAGCCATCGACGACCCGGTCGAGCGCGAGGAGCGCGAGCGCGAGATGATCGCGCTGGCCTACGCCAACGCTGAGGGCCTCAACGTGGCATCGTTCGCCGAGATCGACGACGTCATCGATCCCGCGGATACGCGCGACCACATCGCCGCCGCCCTGTCGACGCCACACCGAGCGCATGCAGGCACCAGGAGGTTCATCGACACCTGGTGA
- a CDS encoding cell wall-binding repeat-containing protein, which yields MHVRRLATALLATLATAASSTPFAAPALASEDYQQVIDATFPTDPQVRFSDTYDACRSDCARVHKATDLMGERMYPLYAMVEGEICGIDDGAEDDHGRHITVCGDDGRRYRYLHLNNDTPGTDDNAAGLEHVYAPGMRRGVRVARGQHIAYMGDSGNAEDTAPHLHLDIFDDRVVDPYGDHRVNPYPTLLAALSRGDIPDGTSFHADAAERVAGEDRIGTSIELARSRFDAAEVALLAPWDSPGEAIVAGPLAAALEAPVLVTHRDRLDPRVADELAALGVTQVYLVGDLLDGIELDLDVVTRLGGGDLFVTAAAVADEVWRLQGAGDPLEHTIEGDAAPPRDPPPVDGEAADDDVASPRFEVAADHDHADPFLLDGARVSGSVHVRLTSPTDEDTTDVAFHLDDPEAEGDPVNVEEHAPWDVGTSDRSGTRSFDTTVLSNGEHTLTAVLTRPDGQTERITASFEVRNVEERRALVALGAHSDPTRSWPDSLMASYYGSTLGRPVLLVDEAALPPATAAALEGVADVEVVGGPAAVTEDVYAEVAALVSSTGRIFGDDRYATAVEVTSDLLERDLVTATRVWAATGRNWPDAATAGPIVSGHAEVLVLVDGDGAGADDAARAFLHRRADRAASGVVIGGPVAVTETVLTAFRLDLT from the coding sequence GTGCACGTGCGCCGTCTCGCCACCGCGTTGCTCGCCACCTTGGCGACCGCCGCGTCGAGCACCCCGTTCGCAGCCCCCGCGCTCGCCTCCGAGGACTACCAGCAGGTCATCGATGCGACCTTCCCCACCGACCCGCAGGTGCGGTTCAGCGACACCTACGACGCGTGCCGATCGGACTGCGCGCGGGTGCACAAGGCGACTGACCTGATGGGCGAGCGGATGTACCCCCTCTACGCCATGGTCGAGGGAGAGATCTGCGGGATCGACGACGGGGCTGAGGACGATCACGGCCGCCACATCACCGTGTGCGGCGACGACGGCCGTCGCTACCGCTACCTGCACCTCAACAACGACACACCAGGCACGGACGACAACGCCGCCGGTCTCGAGCACGTCTACGCGCCCGGCATGCGTCGTGGAGTGCGTGTCGCGCGCGGCCAGCACATCGCCTACATGGGCGACTCCGGCAACGCCGAGGACACCGCCCCGCACCTGCATCTCGACATCTTCGACGATCGCGTCGTCGATCCGTACGGCGACCACCGCGTCAACCCCTACCCGACGTTGCTGGCCGCGCTGTCGCGCGGGGACATCCCCGATGGCACCTCGTTCCACGCCGACGCTGCTGAACGGGTCGCAGGTGAGGACCGCATCGGCACCTCGATCGAGCTGGCCAGGTCGAGGTTCGACGCCGCCGAGGTGGCGCTGCTCGCGCCGTGGGACAGTCCCGGCGAGGCGATCGTCGCGGGGCCGCTGGCCGCGGCGCTCGAGGCCCCCGTGCTGGTGACGCACCGGGACCGGCTCGATCCGCGGGTGGCGGACGAACTGGCCGCGCTCGGTGTGACCCAGGTCTACCTCGTCGGCGACCTCCTCGACGGGATCGAGCTCGACCTCGACGTGGTCACGCGGCTCGGTGGCGGCGACCTGTTCGTGACCGCGGCGGCCGTGGCGGATGAGGTGTGGCGACTCCAGGGCGCGGGAGACCCGCTCGAGCACACGATCGAGGGCGATGCTGCGCCGCCGCGGGACCCGCCGCCCGTCGACGGCGAGGCAGCCGACGACGATGTGGCCTCCCCGCGCTTCGAGGTAGCGGCCGACCACGACCACGCGGATCCGTTCCTGCTCGACGGCGCCCGTGTGAGTGGTTCGGTCCACGTCCGGCTGACGAGCCCCACGGATGAGGACACGACCGACGTGGCGTTCCACCTCGACGATCCGGAGGCGGAGGGCGATCCCGTCAACGTCGAGGAGCACGCGCCCTGGGACGTCGGGACCTCGGACCGGAGCGGCACGAGGAGCTTCGACACCACGGTGCTGTCCAACGGGGAGCACACCCTCACCGCGGTGCTGACGCGACCGGACGGTCAGACCGAGCGGATCACGGCGAGCTTCGAGGTGCGCAACGTCGAGGAGCGTCGGGCACTCGTGGCGCTCGGAGCCCACAGCGATCCCACACGGTCGTGGCCGGACTCGCTCATGGCGTCGTACTACGGCTCGACGCTCGGGAGGCCGGTCCTCCTCGTCGACGAGGCCGCTCTGCCGCCGGCGACAGCCGCGGCCCTCGAGGGCGTCGCCGACGTGGAGGTCGTGGGTGGCCCCGCTGCGGTGACCGAGGACGTCTACGCCGAGGTCGCAGCGCTCGTCTCCTCGACGGGTCGGATCTTCGGCGACGACCGCTACGCCACCGCCGTCGAGGTGACATCGGATCTGCTGGAACGAGACCTGGTCACCGCCACCCGTGTGTGGGCTGCGACCGGCCGGAACTGGCCCGACGCGGCGACCGCCGGTCCCATCGTCTCCGGTCACGCCGAGGTCCTCGTGCTGGTCGATGGCGATGGTGCCGGTGCCGACGACGCCGCTCGCGCGTTCCTGCACCGCCGTGCGGACCGAGCCGCGTCGGGCGTGGTCATCGGTGGTCCGGTGGCCGTCACCGAGACCGTGTTGACCGCCTTCCGCCTCGACCTCACCTGA
- a CDS encoding penicillin acylase family protein, translated as MRSRVLLAVLGVVLVLASVVPVAAQDQQGHYQGFGDATGFYNIVPPGQDGTLNGPEGAQAQAGLGLPQHVDDQLHLYGDLVYDDATPGFDVGRILEYFKDASFGVAQDDIAEVYSPGGRDDVVVIRDASFGVPHMFGETREGTLFANGYTAAEDRLFLMDILRHLGRADLAAWLGAAQGNRNEDANQLAVAPYIEADFTAQIEAIRDGRGEVGQRAYDDIVAYTAGVNQYIQEALLDPSKLPGEYPALQLVPEEWVIEDAVAIASLVGGIFGKSGGREVRNLCALHDLEAHYGDAATAREVFDDLTFPADGEAPTSSFDAFAYPDTAPFDPASVPDVDCESLQPLQAPDPGLDDVAGAIVDVVPTPPLPDGPEDLPLVDGDVPFLDSLTFNDAMSNAILIGAEASDSGVPIAVFGPQTGYFSPQLLVEKDIHGPGIHARGVSFAGTDLWIQLGRGVDYAWSATSSHVDNVDEFVLRLCEPGADDPLGEATTESMGYLHDASCEEIEAVQEVKLSKPGAAGQPDGPDDVYVNKYFERTADYGPVIARGTLRDGTPIAVAEKRWTYGNELGSAVGFLLLNDPSVIQGEFERWRENFSHNVDYVFNWFYVDDDEIGYSVSCACPVPAEGTDPYLPQWGDGGWDWQPTLPRDDLPWDLNPDEGLLVSWNNKEAPGFRSSDSSQSFGPIHRSDLLQRRAEDLLDEQGELGVGDVVDVMALAGTTDLRAQELMPLLLEVMGATAPDDLDPRTQQAWDLLRAWAADDLGHRRDHDRDGAYEHAEAVAIMDAWWGDTPEHDETRLLDAVFAAGHDIDLRRTIGISAHDGNLRGHVGSAFQDASYTHVHKDLRQLLGEVTVSPWSRSYCGQGDLGTCRDNLWQSLSATMAALEDEFGSGSVDDWDRTIADDAVVHRTLGLAAVDDIHWVNRPTFQQVVQLPTATPGPPLPPPPPAPLPADTPTTGGGAVLAGVAIAALALVPSRRRWATRRRGRRRDRGR; from the coding sequence GTGCGGTCCCGCGTCCTGCTCGCCGTTCTGGGCGTGGTTCTGGTGCTCGCATCCGTGGTTCCGGTCGCCGCCCAGGACCAGCAGGGCCACTACCAGGGGTTCGGTGACGCCACCGGCTTCTACAACATCGTCCCACCGGGGCAGGACGGGACCCTCAACGGACCGGAGGGAGCTCAGGCACAGGCAGGGCTGGGGCTGCCGCAGCACGTCGACGACCAGCTGCACCTGTACGGCGACCTGGTATACGACGACGCCACGCCTGGCTTCGACGTCGGGCGCATCCTCGAGTACTTCAAGGACGCCTCGTTCGGTGTGGCCCAGGACGACATCGCCGAGGTCTACAGCCCCGGCGGTCGGGACGACGTCGTCGTCATCCGCGACGCGAGCTTCGGCGTACCGCACATGTTCGGCGAGACCCGGGAAGGGACCCTGTTCGCCAACGGCTACACCGCCGCAGAGGACCGGCTGTTCCTCATGGACATCCTGCGCCACCTCGGGCGCGCCGACCTCGCCGCGTGGCTCGGCGCGGCGCAGGGGAACCGCAACGAGGACGCGAACCAGCTCGCCGTCGCCCCGTACATCGAGGCCGACTTCACAGCCCAGATCGAGGCCATCCGCGACGGCCGCGGCGAGGTCGGGCAGCGGGCCTACGACGACATCGTGGCCTACACCGCGGGCGTGAACCAGTACATCCAGGAGGCCCTGCTCGACCCCTCGAAGCTCCCAGGCGAGTACCCGGCTCTGCAGCTGGTGCCGGAGGAGTGGGTCATCGAGGACGCGGTCGCCATCGCGTCACTGGTGGGCGGCATCTTCGGCAAGTCCGGAGGCCGGGAGGTGCGCAACCTCTGTGCGCTGCACGATCTGGAGGCGCACTACGGCGACGCGGCGACCGCACGCGAGGTCTTCGACGACCTGACGTTCCCCGCCGACGGCGAGGCGCCGACGTCGAGCTTCGACGCCTTCGCCTACCCCGACACCGCCCCGTTCGACCCCGCCAGCGTGCCGGACGTCGACTGTGAGAGCTTGCAGCCCTTGCAGGCCCCCGACCCCGGCCTCGACGATGTAGCCGGGGCGATCGTCGACGTCGTGCCCACTCCGCCGCTGCCGGATGGACCGGAGGATCTGCCGCTGGTCGACGGCGACGTCCCCTTCCTGGACTCGCTGACGTTCAACGACGCTATGAGCAACGCGATCCTGATCGGCGCAGAGGCCAGCGACAGCGGCGTCCCGATCGCCGTCTTCGGCCCCCAGACCGGGTACTTCTCCCCCCAGCTCCTCGTCGAGAAGGACATCCACGGACCCGGCATCCATGCCCGCGGCGTCTCCTTCGCCGGGACCGACCTGTGGATCCAGCTCGGGCGGGGTGTGGACTACGCGTGGAGCGCGACGTCGAGCCACGTTGACAACGTCGACGAGTTCGTCCTGCGGCTGTGCGAGCCGGGTGCCGACGACCCGCTCGGCGAGGCGACCACCGAGTCGATGGGCTACCTCCACGATGCCTCGTGTGAAGAGATCGAGGCGGTCCAGGAGGTCAAGCTGTCCAAGCCGGGGGCGGCCGGGCAACCCGACGGTCCCGACGACGTCTACGTCAACAAGTACTTCGAACGCACCGCCGACTACGGCCCGGTCATCGCGCGCGGCACGCTGCGAGACGGCACACCCATCGCGGTCGCGGAGAAGCGGTGGACCTACGGCAACGAGCTCGGCTCCGCCGTGGGCTTCCTGCTGCTCAACGACCCCTCGGTCATCCAGGGCGAGTTCGAGCGCTGGCGCGAGAACTTCAGCCACAACGTCGACTACGTCTTCAACTGGTTCTACGTCGACGACGATGAGATCGGCTACAGCGTGTCCTGTGCGTGCCCGGTTCCGGCGGAGGGCACCGACCCCTACCTGCCCCAGTGGGGTGACGGTGGCTGGGACTGGCAACCCACGCTGCCGCGCGACGATCTGCCGTGGGATCTCAACCCCGACGAGGGCCTGCTCGTCTCGTGGAACAACAAGGAGGCGCCGGGGTTCCGTTCGAGCGACTCGTCGCAGTCCTTCGGCCCGATCCACCGGTCCGACCTGCTGCAACGTCGCGCCGAGGACCTCCTTGACGAGCAGGGTGAGCTGGGCGTCGGTGACGTCGTTGATGTCATGGCGCTGGCCGGCACGACCGATCTGCGGGCCCAGGAGCTGATGCCGCTGCTGCTCGAGGTGATGGGCGCCACAGCGCCCGATGATCTCGATCCGCGGACCCAGCAGGCGTGGGACCTGCTCCGTGCCTGGGCGGCCGACGACCTCGGGCACCGTCGGGACCACGACCGCGACGGGGCGTACGAGCACGCCGAGGCGGTCGCCATCATGGACGCGTGGTGGGGCGACACTCCCGAGCACGACGAGACCCGTCTGCTCGACGCCGTGTTCGCGGCCGGGCACGACATCGACCTGCGTCGCACGATCGGCATCAGCGCTCACGACGGCAACCTGCGCGGGCACGTCGGTTCCGCCTTCCAGGATGCGAGCTACACCCACGTCCACAAGGACCTGCGTCAGCTGCTCGGGGAGGTGACGGTCAGCCCCTGGTCGCGCAGCTACTGCGGTCAGGGTGACCTCGGGACCTGCCGCGACAACCTCTGGCAGTCGCTGTCGGCGACCATGGCCGCGCTCGAGGACGAGTTCGGATCGGGGTCGGTGGACGACTGGGACCGCACGATCGCCGACGACGCGGTGGTGCACCGCACCCTCGGGCTCGCGGCGGTGGACGACATCCACTGGGTGAACCGCCCGACCTTCCAGCAGGTGGTCCAGCTCCCCACCGCCACCCCAGGCCCACCCTTGCCGCCACCACCGCCGGCGCCGCTCCCTGCCGACACGCCGACGACCGGTGGTGGCGCTGTGTTGGCCGGCGTCGCGATCGCGGCCCTCGCGCTGGTGCCGTCGCGTCGTCGGTGGGCTACGCGCCGGCGGGGTCGAAGGCGGGATCGGGGTCGATGA